One genomic window of Bacillus mycoides includes the following:
- a CDS encoding N-acetylmuramoyl-L-alanine amidase: MKYKAIAAGILAANLLAHPISSLAETKKFPDVSDNAWSKDAIYYLVERNVINGMPDGNFMPQGNLTRAQAAKIIATAIGVKVDPNAKPSFNDSKNHWAAQYIAAIEKKDIIKGRGPGVFDPEGQVTRAEMAAMLVRAYELKSQVTGPVPTKFADLENHWGKEEVNILVELKLSLGTGDGWKPDNSITREQAAQLTAQTDKFGKNSNRPVETKKIYMDRKFITYHGPSLTSGISANQHDPQMVEVKEERDGWIKIATSNGDKWTPLVEKTEAINEGFTTYAGDSHTSKVLGTYGAQQVTVIEESGSWIRIRTNSGFQWFDKNQLNPVKQGNFLEGKAIIIDPGHGGVDPGHSGVKMDESAIVLDTSLRVQKLFEQKTPFTVLLTRDDDTRPGNTPGESLKKRIEFAQENKGDIFVSIHANGFNEQVEGTETFYYRSATNPNSEESRVLAEKVQKRLVQALQSNDRGVKTEDFYVVKYNTMPAILAELGFIDAKGEGEKLATEKWRQRAAEAIYQGILDYYEAMGNNVSSYR; the protein is encoded by the coding sequence ATGAAGTACAAAGCAATAGCCGCAGGTATATTAGCAGCAAATTTACTAGCACATCCAATTAGTAGTTTAGCAGAAACGAAGAAATTTCCCGATGTTTCAGACAATGCGTGGTCAAAAGACGCAATTTATTATTTAGTAGAGAGAAATGTAATTAATGGTATGCCAGATGGTAACTTTATGCCACAAGGAAATTTAACACGTGCTCAGGCGGCAAAGATTATCGCAACAGCAATTGGCGTTAAAGTAGATCCAAACGCGAAGCCATCTTTTAATGATTCAAAAAATCATTGGGCAGCTCAATATATTGCAGCGATTGAAAAGAAGGATATTATTAAAGGACGAGGACCAGGAGTATTTGATCCTGAAGGGCAAGTAACTCGCGCTGAAATGGCGGCTATGCTTGTAAGGGCATATGAATTGAAAAGCCAAGTAACAGGACCAGTTCCCACAAAATTCGCTGATTTAGAAAATCATTGGGGTAAAGAAGAAGTAAATATTTTAGTAGAATTAAAACTTTCTTTAGGTACAGGTGACGGCTGGAAACCAGATAATTCTATTACGCGTGAACAGGCAGCTCAGCTTACTGCTCAAACAGATAAATTTGGAAAGAATAGTAATCGTCCAGTAGAAACAAAGAAAATATATATGGATAGAAAATTCATTACATATCACGGACCATCATTAACATCTGGGATTAGTGCAAATCAGCATGATCCACAAATGGTTGAAGTAAAAGAAGAGCGAGATGGATGGATCAAAATTGCAACAAGTAACGGTGATAAATGGACACCTTTAGTAGAGAAAACAGAAGCTATTAATGAAGGATTCACTACATATGCAGGGGATTCCCATACTTCTAAAGTACTAGGTACATATGGAGCACAACAAGTAACTGTTATTGAAGAAAGCGGTAGCTGGATTCGCATTCGTACAAATAGTGGTTTCCAATGGTTTGATAAAAATCAATTGAACCCAGTGAAACAAGGGAACTTCTTAGAAGGAAAAGCGATTATTATTGATCCGGGGCATGGCGGGGTTGATCCAGGGCATTCTGGTGTGAAAATGGATGAAAGTGCTATCGTATTAGATACATCTTTACGCGTACAAAAACTATTTGAACAAAAGACACCATTTACTGTTTTATTAACACGTGATGATGATACACGTCCAGGAAATACCCCTGGTGAATCTTTGAAAAAACGTATAGAATTTGCGCAAGAAAATAAAGGTGATATTTTTGTAAGTATTCATGCGAACGGATTTAATGAACAAGTAGAAGGAACGGAAACATTCTACTACAGATCAGCAACAAATCCAAACTCAGAAGAGAGCCGTGTACTAGCAGAAAAAGTACAAAAACGTTTAGTACAAGCACTTCAATCAAATGATAGAGGTGTAAAAACAGAAGACTTCTATGTAGTGAAATACAATACAATGCCTGCTATTTTAGCTGAACTAGGTTTCATCGATGCTAAAGGCGAAGGTGAAAAACTAGCTACTGAAAAATGGAGACAACGTGCAGCAGAAGCTATTTATCAAGGTATTCTAGATTACTATGAAGCAATGGGTAATAACGTATCTTCTTACCGTTAA
- a CDS encoding TRM11 family SAM-dependent methyltransferase, whose translation MNNHSKTPACIYTYAFREEERALCYLEMRSFFGMESHVNILKSEVKIAPSRSPFIKERVEVMYEGDDLESILKQVEQIDLAGATFKVIFVKINDLVGENKIEYGERRLIERDLGMHIEGEADVRNPERVFGIVPLGGRWYFGHYVESDPVWYHHIKKPHSYSTSLSTRVARAVANIAVPNPEGVRAIDPCCGIGTVVVEALSMGINIVGRDINPLVVLGTRKNIAHFGFEGTVTKGPIEEITENYDVAIIDMPYDLFTHATPEDQLSILSSARRIAKKVVVVTMETMDDMIHEAGFEITDRCITRKGSFSRQILVCE comes from the coding sequence TTGAATAATCATAGTAAAACACCTGCATGTATATATACGTATGCGTTTCGCGAAGAGGAGCGTGCTTTATGTTACTTGGAAATGCGCTCGTTCTTTGGGATGGAGTCTCACGTTAATATTTTGAAAAGTGAAGTCAAGATTGCTCCGAGTAGAAGTCCGTTTATTAAAGAGCGCGTTGAGGTTATGTATGAAGGAGACGACTTAGAAAGCATCTTGAAACAAGTGGAACAAATTGACTTGGCGGGAGCGACGTTCAAAGTCATCTTCGTTAAAATTAATGACCTTGTTGGAGAAAATAAAATTGAATATGGGGAAAGACGCCTTATTGAACGAGACCTTGGCATGCATATTGAAGGAGAAGCGGATGTTCGTAATCCAGAGCGTGTATTCGGGATTGTTCCTCTTGGAGGACGCTGGTACTTCGGACACTATGTAGAAAGTGATCCGGTTTGGTATCATCATATAAAAAAACCGCATAGCTATTCGACATCACTGAGCACACGTGTTGCTAGAGCTGTCGCAAATATCGCTGTACCAAACCCAGAGGGAGTACGAGCTATTGACCCGTGCTGCGGCATTGGAACAGTAGTAGTAGAAGCACTTTCTATGGGGATTAACATCGTTGGTAGAGATATCAATCCACTTGTAGTTCTTGGAACGAGAAAAAACATCGCACATTTCGGGTTTGAAGGAACAGTAACAAAAGGCCCAATTGAAGAAATTACTGAGAACTACGACGTCGCAATTATCGATATGCCGTACGACCTATTTACGCACGCAACACCAGAAGATCAACTCTCGATTCTTTCAAGTGCGCGCCGCATTGCAAAAAAAGTAGTCGTTGTCACGATGGAAACAATGGACGACATGATTCATGAAGCGGGATTTGAAATTACAGACCGCTGTATCACAAGAAAAGGATCATTTTCTAGACAAATTCTTGTTTGTGAATAG
- a CDS encoding amino acid permease — protein sequence MNCLAKEKKELQKDLKTRHITMISIGGVIGGGLFVGSGTIIQSTGPAAILSYIIGALMVVLVMRMLGEMAAENPDSGSFATYANKAIGPWAGYTIGWLYWFNWVIIIAIEAVLLGVMINNWFPSVPAWLASLCMVLLMTMTNVYSVKLYGEFEYWLAFIKVIAIVAFLILGVSMFFGLVPGVERPSLAMVTENGGFFPNGIVPVLLSVVFISFSLSGSEVAAIAAGESENPEKNVIRAINSVVWRLMLFFVGSVTILVMFIPWTDKELLKLPYASLFNMAGVPAAAEIMNGVVFLSLLSVMNSGIYTSSRMLFSLAKKGDAPASFSRLNSRGTPVVAIYASIVFAFICAMLKFISPDKLFAFLANSSGGVTMLMYMFVAVSHVRLRREREREGAGKLKVKMWLFPYLTYATLLMIITIFVSQAFIEDMRMQFYMTLLATILVIISYFLRVRKFDKQKLNDFTIIKDSEVSIEKE from the coding sequence GTGAATTGTTTGGCTAAAGAGAAAAAGGAGTTACAGAAGGATTTAAAAACTCGGCATATAACAATGATTTCGATCGGCGGGGTTATCGGTGGTGGTTTGTTTGTAGGAAGTGGAACGATTATTCAATCGACGGGTCCAGCAGCGATTTTGTCCTATATTATCGGCGCTTTAATGGTTGTGCTCGTGATGCGGATGTTAGGAGAGATGGCAGCGGAAAATCCTGATAGCGGTTCTTTTGCAACGTATGCGAATAAAGCAATTGGGCCGTGGGCAGGGTATACGATTGGGTGGTTATATTGGTTTAACTGGGTCATTATTATCGCAATTGAAGCGGTGCTTTTAGGCGTGATGATTAACAATTGGTTCCCGTCGGTTCCGGCATGGCTGGCGAGTTTATGTATGGTCCTTTTAATGACGATGACGAATGTATATTCAGTAAAACTCTACGGTGAGTTTGAATATTGGTTAGCGTTTATTAAAGTTATTGCGATTGTTGCGTTTTTAATTTTAGGAGTTTCGATGTTTTTTGGTCTTGTTCCGGGAGTGGAGAGACCGAGTCTCGCTATGGTTACGGAAAATGGAGGCTTCTTCCCGAATGGAATTGTTCCTGTCTTACTGAGCGTTGTATTTATTTCTTTCTCTTTATCGGGAAGCGAAGTCGCCGCGATTGCAGCCGGGGAATCGGAAAATCCAGAGAAGAATGTTATACGAGCTATTAATAGTGTAGTGTGGCGCCTTATGCTTTTCTTCGTAGGATCAGTAACAATTTTAGTTATGTTTATTCCGTGGACGGATAAGGAGTTATTAAAACTTCCGTATGCAAGTTTATTTAATATGGCAGGGGTACCTGCAGCCGCAGAAATTATGAATGGTGTTGTATTTTTATCACTACTTTCCGTTATGAACTCAGGTATATATACGAGCTCGCGTATGTTATTTTCACTTGCTAAAAAAGGCGATGCTCCGGCTAGTTTCTCACGGTTAAATAGTAGAGGGACACCGGTTGTAGCGATCTATGCAAGTATCGTATTTGCATTTATTTGCGCGATGTTGAAATTTATATCTCCTGATAAACTGTTTGCGTTTTTAGCGAATAGTTCAGGCGGGGTAACGATGCTGATGTATATGTTCGTTGCCGTTTCACATGTCAGGTTAAGACGAGAGAGGGAGAGAGAAGGGGCTGGAAAGCTGAAAGTGAAAATGTGGTTATTCCCTTATCTCACATATGCAACGCTTTTAATGATTATTACGATATTTGTTTCACAAGCATTTATAGAAGATATGCGGATGCAGTTTTACATGACGTTACTAGCAACGATCCTAGTAATAATAAGTTATTTTCTAAGAGTTAGAAAGTTCGATAAGCAAAAGTTGAATGATTTTACGATTATAAAAGATTCGGAAGTTAGCATAGAGAAAGAATAA
- the gabT gene encoding 4-aminobutyrate--2-oxoglutarate transaminase, whose protein sequence is MLKEKKDITTTKSSILHERRKNAVPEGPYNITELYVQSAKGAIITDVDGNELIDFAGGIGMQNVGHCHPKVVKAIQDQVESSIHSCFHVAPYESYITLAERLNELTPGDFKKKTMFANSGAEAVENAVKIARKATGRSAIVSFERAYHGRTLLTMSLTSKVKPYKHGFGPFVSEVYKLPYPYYYRAEEGLTPEEVDAQILAYFERFMLEEVASDNIAAIILEPLQGEGGFIVPTTTFMQGVRNICDKYGIIMIADEIQTGFARTGSLFAMDHFGVAPDLMTFSKSIAAGMPLSAITGRADLMDAPGPGQLGGTFSGSPAACAAALAVLDVIEEENLVNRAVEIGERMMEVFNSWKEKYELIGDARGLGAMTAIELVKDKETKEPAAEEVKAIMKETHSKGVITISAGIYSNVLRFLPPLVITDEQLEEGLTILEAAIAKLSK, encoded by the coding sequence ATGTTGAAAGAGAAGAAAGATATTACAACTACAAAATCTAGCATATTACATGAAAGAAGAAAAAATGCGGTGCCAGAAGGGCCTTACAATATTACAGAGTTGTATGTGCAATCAGCAAAAGGAGCGATTATTACTGATGTAGATGGTAATGAGTTAATCGATTTTGCGGGCGGAATTGGTATGCAAAATGTTGGGCATTGTCATCCGAAAGTAGTAAAGGCGATTCAAGATCAAGTGGAATCTTCTATTCATAGTTGTTTTCACGTAGCGCCTTATGAAAGTTATATTACACTCGCGGAAAGACTAAATGAGTTAACGCCAGGTGATTTCAAGAAAAAAACGATGTTTGCGAATAGTGGTGCAGAAGCAGTAGAAAATGCGGTGAAGATTGCGAGAAAAGCTACGGGAAGAAGCGCGATTGTTTCGTTTGAGCGTGCATATCACGGACGTACACTTTTGACGATGTCACTGACAAGTAAAGTGAAACCGTACAAGCATGGATTTGGGCCGTTTGTATCAGAAGTATACAAATTACCATATCCGTACTATTACCGCGCTGAAGAAGGACTAACACCAGAAGAAGTAGACGCGCAAATTTTAGCGTATTTCGAACGCTTTATGTTAGAGGAAGTAGCAAGTGATAATATCGCTGCAATTATTTTGGAACCGCTTCAAGGAGAAGGTGGATTTATCGTTCCGACGACTACGTTCATGCAAGGTGTTCGAAATATTTGTGATAAATATGGAATTATTATGATTGCGGATGAAATTCAAACTGGTTTCGCTCGTACGGGAAGCTTATTTGCAATGGATCATTTCGGCGTAGCTCCTGATTTAATGACATTTTCAAAATCAATCGCTGCTGGAATGCCGCTGAGCGCGATAACAGGAAGAGCGGATTTGATGGATGCACCTGGGCCAGGTCAATTAGGTGGTACTTTCTCAGGAAGTCCGGCTGCTTGCGCGGCTGCATTAGCTGTTTTAGATGTAATCGAAGAAGAGAATTTAGTAAATCGTGCTGTAGAAATTGGCGAGCGCATGATGGAAGTGTTTAATAGCTGGAAAGAGAAATACGAACTAATTGGTGATGCCAGAGGCCTTGGTGCTATGACTGCAATTGAGCTTGTAAAAGATAAAGAGACGAAAGAGCCAGCAGCAGAAGAGGTTAAAGCGATTATGAAGGAAACGCATAGTAAAGGGGTCATTACGATAAGCGCTGGTATTTATAGTAATGTACTTCGCTTCTTACCGCCTCTCGTTATAACAGATGAACAGCTTGAAGAAGGGCTTACTATTTTAGAAGCTGCTATTGCGAAACTATCAAAATAA